Proteins co-encoded in one Rhopalosiphum maidis isolate BTI-1 chromosome 2, ASM367621v3, whole genome shotgun sequence genomic window:
- the LOC113551961 gene encoding mediator of RNA polymerase II transcription subunit 14, with amino-acid sequence MPPTPLEGNQPSMSNGLPPDGSLSLSVLIDFIVQRTYHELTVLAELLPRKPDMERKIEIYKFSNRTRQLFVRLLALVKWANSASKVDKSTQIMGFLDKQSLLFIDTADMLSRVARETVVSARLPNFHIPSAVEVLTTGTFSRLPACIRERIVPPDKITPAEKRETLLQLNRVIQHRMVCSNLINEMSCKKVANGRVTFRVENEFQVSLTLMGDNPNIPWRLLDIEILVEDKETGEGKPLVHPRQVQYIHQVVQARLLECCSTGGEPLTQVYMVLHYFCQSLQLEVLFSQTRALYKDRLEGHIHITEYTAGKCLVVSYWRELSRSVSEQFGYSLTIYVDDKEPNKPLGILHSPSLGTKDAEITEKSIGTDSLSMERLLVHTIHVRTKIRLSELKVELENLLKDVECTLQGSPSILSVAILNPCLRAEQLLITVDTHTGMLQCHVPEFSPPSMVVLQQALNNEHSKVPLLISDLRFWITQRRCETTLQHLPGTAYERLPLLHHADHPMSKISRHRMYIKLHKISNMILIVEFAENEKSPCRIEYKFYLANVKKSSIEDNPNDESIEVDIPKMYLKVMTLLTIEKFVATHGPFTAVIEEDQEKMDPNSRKRVIVRPDKPRKLLKHPAYFIPELAHIVALCDERLPFTVLAQELTKCGISNQGVQVEANATTFVLKILSLPPPSGIEATNPKWISLCKRVLSISIRVYGKGTTRCWTTEYVFYGSPLPSRHSREQGARRPVYINYDVSVAENMSKTVETILNDWAQIVHLYFLVEDLSPYLQSEKNNLASMISIKSYNYLKLVIGYGTHRRSTATIQWNSTNSKFNIVFGSLNSSINPHNLIKEQFEGYLNNNKKLSLLIHEMLDTLNPLTAICKLPSIPQLCVLQVRPQVPVITFGVVANSTNLLKVIYEGQYCLEITLRWGNLVSIRDGAYSRYDRTSVISEYTPTPGLKAFLSKYVDETNVFRRRSQSEDDNPPSPITMDNVEGNFLSSSHRGPQSPAQGLRFHSTGNTTPGSNPHTPASPHPAVGVASMSQNTQQQFNNSPVTSFNLASPPSAINPSPSMLPHPSPGSSLLASSPSNPLHVPSPAGMLPNSSPGPGSGFGLSSSTHPPEVSPFQSQSMTSPAASNWPGSPGLPRLSPARAQGQSPAGHSLQSPDHKSGYGHTSRVLPQKSWAGAVPTIITHEALNALCTPTAHPQGLPAPKQCPLERFLGCVYMRRNLQRFVQTEENLIALSSSEPGVVNFKVETLQCRAFINMQHFQSLHLKISCIPEQKDPWNVEELNILEKFFESKVAIPPCKPNTLLGFTRMLNCPYTVLKDFIQIIKLEMIPGLIQQQQMKWTVQWCLRIPPSATPIVPVGKEALLICRNKILFFLQITRIGITYNSNEVPSLVLPLVYDTATNLTQLAEKRDAGPASAISAASLHMKRFAEFALNHNECSIFPAIRDLMTNFVLPSEPQSQMSPASMNMHPQMTPGGPVPSPLMGQHMMNQNPNMVGPNPNMGGPNPNMGGPNPNMVGPNPNMVGQNPNMVVQNPNMVGPNPNMVGQNPNMVGQNPNMVGPGCNNYGNVPMSAMGPQHGMMPNHQ; translated from the coding sequence ATGCCTCCAACACCTTTAGAGGGCAATCAGCCCAGTATGAGTAATGGGTTACCTCCAGATGGATCTCTTTCTTTATCCGTTCTGATTGACTTTATTGTACAACGTACTTATCATGAGCTTACTGTTCTCGCTGAATTGTTACCTCGTAAACCAGATATGGAgcgtaaaattgaaatttataaattttctaatCGAACACGACAGCTATTTGTACGATTATTAGCACTAGTAAAATGGGCTAATAGTGCTTcaaaagtagataaatcaacTCAAATAATGGGATTTCTTGATAAACAGTCGTTGTTGTTCATAGACACTGCAGATATGTTATCTCGAGTTGCTCGTGAAACTGTTGTTTCTGCTCGATTGCCTAATTTTCATATACCATCAGCAGTTGAAGTCTTAACCACAGGTACTTTTTCCCGGTTACCGGCTTGTATTCGTGAGCGTATTGTTCCTCCTGATAAAATCACACCAGCTGAAAAACGAGAAACATTACTCCAACTTAATAGAGTTATTCAGCACCGAATGGtttgtagtaatttaattaatgaaatgaGTTGCAAGAAAGTAGCCAATGGCCGTGTAACATTTCGAGTGGAAAACGAGTTTCAAGTTTCTTTAACGTTGATGGGTGATAATCCGAATATACCATGGAGATTATTAGACATTGAGATATTGGTTGAAGATAAAGAAACTGGAGAAGGAAAACCTTTAGTGCATCCACGTCAAGTTCAATATATTCACCAAGTAGTTCAAGCCAGATTATTGGAATGTTGTAGTACAGGAGGTGAACCATTGACTCAAGTGTATatggtattacattatttctgTCAATCTTTACAGTTAGAAGTACTGTTTTCTCAAACTAGAGCTTTGTATAAAGATAGACTTGAAgggcatatacatataacagaGTATACAGCGGGTAAGTGTCTAGTAGTTTCTTATTGGAGAGAGCTTTCACGTAGTGTATCTGAACAATTTGGATATTCGTTGACAATCTATGTAGATGATAAAGAGCCTAATAAGCCATTAGGTATTTTACATTCACCGTCTCTTGGTACAAAAGATGCAGAAATAACAGAAAAATCAATTGGTACGGATTCATTGTCAATGGAAAGACTATTAGTGCACACAATTCATGTACGTACAAAAATTCGTCTGTCTGAACTTAAAGTAGAATtagaaaatttgttaaaagatGTAGAATGTACTTTACAAGGTTCTCCATCAATTTTATCAGTCGCAATACTTAATCCATGTTTACGTGCTGAACAGTTATTAATAACAGTTGACACACATACTGGTATGCTTCAATGTCATGTTCCTGAATTTAGTCCTCCAAGTATGGTGGTATTACAGCAAGCATTGAATAATGAGCATAGTAAAGTACCTTTACTTATAAGTGATTTAAGATTTTGGATTACTCAACGTCGGTGTGAAACAACTTTGCAACATCTTCCTGGAACAGCTTATGAAAGATTACCATTATTACATCATGCAGATCATCCTATGTCAAAAATAAGTCGCCATCGGATGTATATAAAACtccataaaatttcaaatatgatATTGATTGTCGAGTTTgctgaaaatgaaaaatcccCTTGTAGAATTGAGTACAAGTTTTATCTAGCTAATGTGAAAAAATCATCAATTGAAGATAACCCTAATGATGAATCTATTGAAGTAGACATAccaaaaatgtacttaaaagTTATGACACTGTTGACAATTGAAAAGTTTGTTGCTACGCATGGTCCATTTACAGCTGTTATTGAAGAAGATCAAGAAAAGATGGATCCAAATAGTCGCAAAAGAGTTATAGTGCGTCCAGATAAACCAAGGAAATTACTTAAACATCCTGCTTATTTTATACCTGAACTAGCCCATATTGTAGCCTTATGTGACGAAAGATTACCATTTACTGTATTAGCTCAAGAGTTAACAAAATGTGGCATCAGTAATCAAGGTGTTCAAGTTGAAGCAAATGCTACaacttttgttttgaaaattttatcattaccACCTCCATCTGGTATTGAAGCAACAAATCCCAAATGGATATCATTATGCAAGCGAGTTTTGTCTATATCTATACGTGTATATGGTAAAGGTACAACTCGATGTTGGACGActgaatatgtattttatggaAGTCCTTTACCTAGTAGGCATAGTCGAGAACAAGGAGCTAGACGACCAGTTTACATTAACTATGATGTCAGTGTTGctgaaaatatgtcaaaaacagttgaaacaattttgaatgatTGGGCTCAGATTGttcatttatactttttagtaGAAGACTTGTCACCTTACTTACAATCTGAAAAGAATAATTTGGCGTCAATGATTAGTATAaagagttataattatttaaaacttgtgATAGGATATGGTACACATAGACGGTCAACAGCTACTATTCAATGGAATTCCACaaacagtaaatttaatatagtatttggCTCACTTAATAGCAGCATTAATCCTCATAACTTAATTAAAGAACAATTTgaaggttatttaaataacaataaaaagctATCTTTGCTTATACACGAAATGCTTGATACACTAAACCCCCTTACTGCTATTTGTAAGTTACCATCAATACCACAACTTTGTGTTTTACAAGTCAGACCACAAGTACCTGTGATTACATTTGGAGTAGTTGCTAATTCTACAAACTtacttaaagttatttatgaaGGACAATATTGTTTGGAAATAACATTAAGGTGGGGAAATTTAGTCAGCATTAGAGATGGAGCTTATAGTAGATATGATAGAACATCTGTAATTTCTGAATATACACCAACACCTGGattaaaagcatttttatcaaaatatgtagatgAGACAAATGTATTTAGGCGACGATCTCAATCTGAAGATGACAACCCTCCTTCTCCAATCACTATGGATAATGTTGAAGGTAACTTCTTGAGTTCCTCGCATAGAGGTCCTCAGTCACCTGCACAAGGTTTACGGTTTCATTCAACTGGTAATACAACACCGGGAAGTAATCCGCATACACCAGCAAGTCCACATCCTGCAGTTGGAGTAGCTAGTATGTCTCAAAATACTCAACAGCAATTTAACAATAGTCCAGTGACATCGTTTAATTTGGCATCTCCACCGTCAGCTATTAACCCTTCCCCTTCAATGTTACCACACCCTTCCCCGGGTTCAAGTTTATTAGCTAGTTCTCCTTCCAACCCTCTACATGTACCAAGCCCAGCAGGAATGTTACCAAATTCGTCACCAGGTCCAGGCTCAGGATTTGGATTGAGTTCTAGTACACATCCACCAGAAGTGAGTCCGTTTCAATCTCAAAGCATGACGTCACCTGCTGCATCTAATTGGCCTGGTTCACCTGGTTTACCTCGCTTATCTCCAGCTAGAGCTCAGGGACAATCGCCTGCAGGACATTCTTTACAAAGTCCTGATCATAAGAGTGGATATGGTCATACTTCTAGAGTGCTTCCTCAAAAGTCTTGGGCTGGAGCAGTTCCTACTATTATTACTCATGAAGCATTAAACGCACTATGCACACCAACTGCACATCCACAAGGTCTTCCTGCTCCTAAACAATGTCCTTTAGAGAGATTCTTAGGTTGTGTTTATATGAGAAGAAATCTACAAAGATTTGTTCAAACTGAAGAAAATCTAATTGCTTTGAGTTCCTCTGAGCCTGGTGTTGTAAATTTCAAAGTTGAAACATTGCAATGTCgagcttttattaatatgcaaCATTTTCagtcattacatttaaaaatatcatgtattCCAGAACAAAAAGATCCTTGGAATGTcgaagaattaaatattttagaaaaattttttgaaagtaaAGTAGCAATACCACCTTGTAAGCCAAATACATTACTTGGGTTCACTAGAATGTTGAATTGTCCATATACAGTACTCAAGgactttatacaaataatcaaattagaaATGATTCCTGGACTTATTCAACAACAGCAAATGAAATGGACAGTTCAGTGGTGTCTAAGAATACCACCATCAGCAACTCCAATAGTGCCAGTTGGTAAAGAAGCCCTTTTGATttgtagaaataaaattttattttttttacaaatcacTAGAATTGGAATAACATACAATAGTAACGAAGTGCCTTCATTAGTCTTACCGCTGGTTTATGATACTGCTACTAATCTTACACAACTGGCTGAAAAGAGAGATGCTGGTCCAGCATCAGCAATATCTGCTGCTAGTCTTCACATGAAGAGGTTTGCTGAATTTGCTCTTAACCACAATGAATGTTCTATTTTCCCAGCCATTCGAGATTTAATGACAAATTTTGTACTTCCATCTGAACCTCAATCTCAAATGTCACCTGCGTCTATGAACATGCACCCACAAATGACTCCCGGAGGTCCAGTTCCTTCACCGTTAATGGGACAACACATGATGAATCAAAATCCTAATATGGTTGGTCCAAATCCTAATATGGGTGGTCCAAATCCTAATATGGGTGGTCCAAATCCTAATATGGTCGGTCCAAATCCTAATATGGTTGGACAGAACCCCAATATGGTTGTACAAAATCCAAATATGGTTGGACCAAACCCTAATATGGTTGGGCAGAACCCTAATATGGTTGGACAAAATCCAAATATGGTTGGACCTGGATGTAATAACTATGGTAATGTACCAATGTCGGCTATGGGACCACAACATGGTATGATGCCAAATCATCAGTGA